In Leishmania donovani BPK282A1 complete genome, chromosome 35, the following are encoded in one genomic region:
- a CDS encoding glycerol kinase, glycosomal, putative has translation MPYVASIDQGTTSSRCIIFDEKFTVLSAHQLFHKQITPRPGWLEHDPEEIYSNCCLCLAEALKKLRSKDPKFDKVSAIGITNQRETGVAWDRKTGKPLCNAIVWSDARTYELSNRIAKECGGGDSNFAASITGLPVSTYFTAFKFRWMLENVPAVAAARKSGSLLLGTIETWLLWKLSEGKVFVTDVSNASRTFLMNLRTQQWCDKLCQELDIPRATLPEIRSNSEHYCNVSANDHGIRDALGMPTPVTGCIGDQQSALFGHIGLNKGDAKNTYGTGCFVLMNVGTEPQFSKHGLLGTIAYKLGTEPTKFALEGSIAGAGATVEWMRSNLGFFDHPMEMESIARKVGSTDGVVFVPAFGGLLAPYWDPTARGTLVGMTYKTNKSHIIRAALEAISMQVSAVMLAMKEDSGVEINCLRVDGGLTRSRLLMEMQADILGVNLYVPHLTETTALGAALCAGLAVGVWKSIEEVQKTAKEHLSGETVSPITTDEQVRKARLEAWNAAVKLSQWAKL, from the coding sequence ATGCCGTACGTCGCGTCTATTGACCAGGGCACCACCTCTAGTCGGTGCATCATCTTCGACGAAAAATTCACCGTCCTCTCAGCCCACCAGCTCTTCCATAAACAGATCACGCCGCGTCCTGGGTGGCTGGAGCACGATCCGGAAGAGATTTACAGCAACTGTTGCCTCTGCCTTGCagaggcgctgaagaagcTGCGCTCAAAAGACCCCAAGTTCGACAAAGTGTCCGCGATAGGTATCACGAACCAGCGTGAGACAGGTGTCGCCTGGGACCGCAAGACCGGGAAGCCGCTGTGCAACGCCATTGTGTGGAGCGACGCCCGTACCTATGAATTGAGCAACCGCATCGCAAAGGAatgtggtggcggcgacagcaacTTTGCCGCCAGTATTACTGGCTTGCCCGTAAGCACCTACTTCACCGCCTTCAAGTTCCGCTGGATGCTGGAAAATGTCccagccgtcgccgccgcgcgcaaGAGCGGCTCGCTACTCCTCGGCACTATCGAGACGTGGCTGCTGTGGAAGCTGAGCGAGGGCAAGGTGTTTGTGACGGATGTGTCAAACGCCAGCCGCACCTTCCTAATGAACCTGAGGACGCAGCAGTGGTGCGACAAGCTCTGCCAGGAGCTCGACATTCCACGCGCGACACTGCCGGAGATtcgcagcaacagcgagcACTACTGCAATGTCTCGGCCAACGATCACGGCATCCGCGATGCTCTCGGCATGCCGACGCCCGTGACGGGCTGCATTGGCGACCAGCAGAGTGCCCTGTTCGGTCACATAGGCCTGAACAAGGGTGATGCCAAGAACACCTACGGCACGGGCTGCTTCGTGCTCATGAACGTGGGCACGGAGCCGCAGTTCTCGAAGCACGGTCTGCTCGGCACCATTGCGTACAAACTGGGTACCGAGCCGACCAAATTTGCCCTGGAGGGCTCCATTGCGGGCGCTGGCGCCACAGTGGAATGGATGCGGTCCAACCTTGGCTTCTTCGACCACCCCATGGAGATGGAGAGCATCGCCCGCAAAGTGGGCAGCACAGACGGAGTCGTGTTTGTGCCTGCCTTCGGCGGTCTTCTCGCCCCGTACTGGGACCCGACGGCTCGTGGCACCCTTGTGGGCATGACGTACAAAACGAATAAGTCGCACATAATccgcgccgccctcgaggCCATCTCCATGCAGGTGAGCGCAGTGATGCTTGCTATGAAAGAGGACAGCGGCGTTGAGATCAACTGCCTGCGCGTCGACGGTGGGCTCACGCGTAGTCGCCTGCTCATGGAGATGCAGGCCGACATCCTGGGTGTGAACCTTTACGTGCCGCATCTCACCGAGACGACCGCCCTTGGCGCAGCCCTTTGCGCTGGCCTGGCCGTCGGCGTCTGGAAGTCTATCGAGGAGGTACAGAAGACGGCCAAGGAGCACCTTAGCGGTGAGACTGTGAGCCCCATCACGACAGATGAACAAGTGCGCAAGGCTCGCCTGGAGGCCTGGAACGCCGCCGTGAAGCTGTCGCAATGGGCGAAGCTGTAA